A portion of the Granulosicoccus antarcticus IMCC3135 genome contains these proteins:
- a CDS encoding HNH endonuclease, protein MNSKVLRLNKAGTPIAWLSWQETTTLLVKDLVIWSIGDTIYTVKGGYSKTGRRSSLDLPSIIACDGKVDNHAFTPALSNGLLFARDQQMCMYCGLEFPVKELSRDHVIPTSKGGQDRWTNCVTACRRCNNRKSDRTPELANMQLLAVPFAPNRYEFFYLSNRDVLADQMEFLKARFSPNGSVFA, encoded by the coding sequence ATGAACAGCAAAGTACTGCGCCTGAACAAGGCCGGTACTCCCATTGCCTGGCTCAGTTGGCAGGAGACAACCACCTTGCTCGTCAAGGATCTGGTTATCTGGAGTATCGGGGACACGATTTATACGGTCAAGGGGGGATATAGCAAGACAGGTAGGCGATCAAGTCTTGATTTGCCCAGCATTATTGCTTGCGATGGAAAGGTGGATAATCATGCCTTTACCCCGGCTCTGAGCAACGGTCTGCTGTTTGCGCGCGACCAGCAAATGTGTATGTATTGCGGTCTTGAATTCCCGGTCAAGGAGCTTTCGAGGGATCATGTCATCCCCACTTCCAAAGGCGGCCAGGATCGGTGGACCAACTGTGTTACAGCCTGCCGGCGTTGTAATAATCGCAAGAGTGATCGGACGCCTGAGCTGGCAAATATGCAATTGCTTGCGGTTCCGTTCGCCCCCAATCGATATGAGTTCTTCTATCTGTCCAATCGTGATGTGCTGGCAGATCAGATGGAATTTTTGAAAGCGCGTTTTTCACCCAATGGCAGTGTGTTCGCCTAG
- a CDS encoding LysR family transcriptional regulator has product MDKYTEMLVFSKAADMGSFSAAARELDLTPSAVSKLITRLEDRLGARLFQRTTRKLSMTAEGHAFNDRCGAILDEIKQAEDAVMALHDKVSGTLRITTVSAFARLQMIKMMPEFMATYPDLRVELELTEREVDLVGEGVDVALVLSDGLTDESLVARRLTVNKRIICASPEYLAKHGTPQTPEDLLNHNCLTHSAIHHFNDWEFSSAEGVRVQRVKGNFHTNSASALHEAVKAGIGIARLASYVVQSSIEKGVVVPLLQEHTVDNSTIQLVYPHRRHLSNKVRVFTDFMVGKFTPNPPWERKAS; this is encoded by the coding sequence ATGGATAAATACACTGAAATGTTGGTGTTCTCGAAAGCTGCCGATATGGGTAGCTTTTCTGCTGCGGCACGAGAACTTGACCTGACTCCTTCTGCGGTCAGCAAACTGATCACTCGGCTTGAAGATCGTCTGGGCGCACGACTATTCCAGCGAACAACCCGCAAATTGAGCATGACGGCTGAGGGACACGCCTTCAATGATCGTTGCGGCGCGATTCTGGACGAAATCAAACAAGCAGAAGATGCCGTCATGGCACTGCATGACAAAGTCAGCGGTACTTTGCGCATCACTACCGTTTCCGCATTTGCACGACTGCAGATGATCAAGATGATGCCAGAATTCATGGCCACTTATCCAGATCTGCGAGTCGAGCTGGAACTCACTGAACGTGAAGTCGATCTGGTTGGTGAAGGTGTGGACGTTGCACTGGTACTCAGTGACGGCCTGACCGACGAGTCCCTGGTTGCACGACGTCTCACCGTCAACAAGCGAATCATTTGTGCATCACCAGAATATCTCGCCAAGCATGGTACTCCGCAAACGCCAGAAGACTTGCTCAATCACAATTGCCTGACTCACTCGGCCATTCATCACTTCAATGACTGGGAATTCTCCAGTGCTGAAGGGGTACGTGTTCAGCGAGTCAAAGGGAATTTTCATACCAACAGCGCCTCGGCTCTGCATGAAGCGGTAAAAGCCGGTATCGGTATTGCGCGTCTGGCTTCTTATGTCGTTCAGTCGTCAATAGAAAAAGGTGTTGTCGTACCACTGCTGCAAGAGCATACCGTTGATAATTCAACGATTCAGCTGGTCTATCCGCATCGTCGTCATTTGAGCAACAAGGTTCGCGTCTTCACAGACTTCATGGTTGGCAAGTTCACACCCAATCCACCCTGGGAACGTAAGGCCAGCTAA